Part of the Nicotiana tabacum cultivar K326 chromosome 20, ASM71507v2, whole genome shotgun sequence genome, TTTTGTTATGCTGATAGGATATGCTTGATCATGCAGGTTTCCCCTCATAAGAGAGGCATAAGAAATGGACCAAAGGCTCTAAAACCAGCGCCAGTGATTATGCGGTGCAAGTAAGAGCTTTATGCCAACAAAATAAACAAGTTAAATTTTATGCTTCTTCCCATAAATTAATctcaatttgaaatgtattcaagCATGAATACCGAAAGGCTGTTAATAACTAGTAACAAAACCCTGAATTTTCTATTTAGCTTGTTAATAACGAAAGGTTGGATATATAGAAAATTGTATGTCTTTCCTAGTGCTTCTGAAGTACTGTTATTTTTCCTATCATCAAACCAGAGACCAAAGCAAGGCTCGGCAAAACAAAAAGTAATGCACATCGGCTTTCCCTATCATGGAACTTTCATGCTGGAACAAGAACTAGCATAAAAGGCGATCTGTGTCTCAAGGGTAGTTTTGATAGGCGGAAAGCCCCTCGGAAATGGGACAACGAAAAAGCAAAAGTGTACTTAGGCTACCCGCTACCGATGAATTGAAAGAAGGCCTATATGAAGGAAAAGGAGTGTTTTTCTTTCATCACATATCCCATTATTGAGCTTGCATTGGCTATCCAATGGAGTGTGTCTTTGAGAATTTACCTGACTTTTTTTATCTTAGCTCAGGAGTCAGACTAAAGCCTTGTGCTTCTTAAACTTTTTTTCCCAAATCGATAGAGTTTACTCTCTAGAATGCCGCCgtacccgtgtcggatcctccaaatatacattacttttggaggatccaacACGCATCCGGCGACATTTTGGAGAGGCAGATCAACATGGGTTTTAAGTATGATTTGTTGCAAGGTAATATCTTGCTTGAATGATTGTTTAGACAATAAGATTAAGAATGTTTACGCGTACCAAAAATCCTGTaggaaattaaaattttaactgATGATAATTGAaagacatgcatgattttgtgATTCGGGTGTGAGTTTTTATCGCCACCATGATGTTTATCTTGTGTCCTCAGTAAGGAAGTCGATTGCTTCATGTCATGTTTCATTTTCTTGTCTAATGCAATGACTTTTTGTTGTGCTTGCAATTCGGCTTTTCTTTGTTGGTCTCCATCTAGGCCTACACTATCCAATGCTAATACTCTTGATGTTCCTCTTCTTGGAAATAAACTTACAGGGTCTGTGGTCGAGTCAAATTACCACATTTCTTCTGCTGCAGTGGAATTAAGCCTGGTGATGAGAGTAGTTCCAACAGTTGATCAACTTGAAGTGGAGCATCCAACataatttcttcaatttcaactttgTCGTTCCTTCTTGTTTAACAGAGAGAAGGCTGCACAATAGCATAGGCCTCGTGCTGAAGAACCTGTTTTGCATGTTTTAAGTAGCACTGTATTAGCTGTATTTCTTCCAAGTCTTCCCTTTGATTGATGACAATTAGTTCTTGAAAATCACAAAGCATAAGAATTCGGAGAGTAGAGCACGTAGTAGTGCAAGTTATCCCACATTCATTTCTCTGGAACGAAGTAAATTCAAGAAGAAACAAGAACTTATATCAAGATCAGTCTATTCTCTGTGACTGTCAGAACTGTTCATGTACTTCCTGAAGTTGCACCTTATGCTAGCTGAGTATGAGAGGTTTTTATTTGTAACATGCTCCTACTTTAGTTTCTCCATTTACAGGTTAAGTTGTACCAAAGAGCAGAGTTCTTTTGTTGAAAATTTATTCTTCCCTCCCTCTATGGTATTGGTAGCTGGTATGTGTTAGAAACGATTAGTCTAGTTGAAGCTGCTAAACTGTGTTTATGCAATTGAAGGGTTGGATTTCTTTCCCATGCAAGACATCTCAAGAAtcattttttgaaatatttttgaatttgatgTTGAATCGTGATTTGAATTTGTTTTACCTATATCGAAAACCTGGAAAGTGGTGGTGTTAAATGGTTTGGTTCGAAGGGGCGTAGTTGAACGAGGAAAGATATCATAGCCCATAGGAGCTGTTGGATGATAAACAATTAAGCATACTAACGTGTAGACATACTTGCATAGAATATGGAGACCAATTAATTAGAAACGTAGAAACAGGAATTTCCTTGTAAGGTTGCTTATTGACttgcattaaattttgacatctATCTAATTTGATAATTAACCAAGCATGGCTTGGCTTTTACACATCACAATTATCCAAAACAAGAATTATATCTTATGTAATGCCCTCAATTTTAATGATTCTTTTATAGTGTTGCTTACTTGTACAATGTGTTATGACTCGACACAATGGGATAATCATGTCATAATTAATTACTCAAAATGACTTGTACATTGTTTTCATTAacaaggatattgaggatacatatGTACAAGTCATTTTgagtaattatagcctatcatcaactaGTTATAATATACTCGTAATATTGTATAAAgaggaataacaacaacaacaacaacaacaacccagtgtaataaaattttgatattacaAAATATTTTGATATCCTTGCAACAATTTTGCTATTTTAGTTACCTATTTCTAATCAATATGATCATTAAGAAATTTCATCAAAATTAATTTGTAttacaaaataagaagaaaaaggtGGTTAAAAATTGGTTTAAACGAAATAAAAAGAACAAATATTGCGAATGGActtggaaaaagaaaaagttcGAGTGGagactttttttattttcaacacCACGTTGCCTTTTTTTATGCTCGGAAGTTTTCCCTTCATTTTATGTGGGAAAAAAAAAGTTAGTCCAAAATATTAGGCCTGCTAACCAAAACTTGTAGGAATCGCGAAAATAGAATAAACTTAAAATAATTCCAAGTAATTATTAAAAACTTATTCTAGCTAGTAAATTCCAATGAATTTACTATAAACGTCTAAATTATTTAAGTTTATTACTCTTATGTCTTTTGAAGATCTTCAAATTGTACTTACATAAggaaaaaaatcatatttttctatGAGTACTTGATATTAAGTTCCTAAATAGTAGGTGTtcttacataattcaaataaggaaaagtttAATACTTTAAATTTATTAACTTAAAAGtttcaaatattaaaaaaatgaaatgacaatTTTATTCAGTGTgaattctatttttaaaggggtaaaaaagacgaacgatattttgctaaggggcttcgtacttttaatattatatatatatatatatatatattttttttctaaagTTTAAAATTTTTTGTCAATCCCTTAATTACATATTCCTAGCTCTACTCAGCTTCCCTctcaaataaaatctcaaaatatcGCTGGTTTCCTAGCTCTACTCAGCTTAAAGAAATCAATGGAGCTCCCAAAGAAATCAATGAAGAAGATTGAAGGTGGTAGCCCTAGTTCTAATGTTACATTCactactcccgaaaccactcttTCTATGCCTATATTTACTCCTAGCCCGGAAGTACAATCTGGGATAATAATTTTCTCTACTCTATCTTTTTAATTTTCTCCCATTTTGGATGTTAATTAAAACGAAAAGGCTGCTAGATTTGGAGGCCAGAATGGTACAAGTATTGGAAAAGTTTATAGACTTGGAAAAACGAGGGGAATAAATTTTAACTTCTGACCGCAATTTTGTATTGTGGTatgattttatatactttttatttATCTTTAATTTTGTGATTTAATtctttatattaattattgtaagGTAATGAAGTGTTTCTTGGCGATCTTGTTGTTCCTAATATTTCTTGTTTTGATCATAGGACTTTCTTCAAAAAAGAAGGCAGGTTCAAGAGATGGAGCTCCTCCTCTAGCTACGTAGGGGGGCGGTCAACTTGATGCGGGAGAGGCATGAGTGCAGTTCGATTTTGTGGTGTATTCGTTTGTAGTGAGTAGGGCCTCTTTCTCGTTGATCAGTTCGCCTCCGCTTACGGCAGTTTTGTCAACGAACGCGTCTCGGGCCGGATTGACTAACCTAACCCACCCTTAAGGAGGCTTTTCCATAGTCAATGAATCTGTAGTTTTTTGTTTCAGCATAGATGCTACTTGATAGTTTGTAAAGAATGTATAATGCTTCATTTTAACTTTTTTCAGATGTATGGATGCTTTCTCTGATGGAGtgatattcaattttcttaatggATTTATGTGCACTAAAATTTTAGATCACTTTTTTTGAGATATTGATGAGAAGAAATGTCTGAATCACCATAAAATGATCAGTGACATGCTAGTTAGGTGCAGAATTGTTCACATGCTGGTATTCTTTCCAGTAATTTTCATAACTACTAAGGTTTTATGTTGGTTTGAGTGCCAATGGTGCTATAATTCATTACAAGCCAGAGCCAGATAGTTGTAGCGTTGTGGATGGGAAGGAACTCTTCCTCTTAGACAGTGGAGGCCAATATATTGATGGAACGACTGACATTACTAGGACAGTGCATTTCGGTGAACCATCTGCAAGAGAGAGAGAATGTTTCACCCGAGTACTACAGGTAAACTATACCTTTCTGTCAGCAATGGTACATATGTTATACTTACGACAGGAATATGGTAGAGTTTTTCTGGAATAGGATTATTCTTCAATTTAAATCCTTACTAATAGGAAATGTAAGGTTGTTCAATGCTGATCGGAGGACTTACATTTCAAGCATCtaattataaagaaaataaagggaaTGAGAACCTAAATTGGAGCTGCCTAATgctttctcctttttttcctttctaaattgGTAAGCAGTATTGATGTCAAAAGCAGCACCAAGAAAATGTTGTGGTTACATCCCAAAAGTTGGAAGATGGGAGCAAGAAAAAAGAACCTAACAGCCTAATGCTTTCTCTCTGGGGGTGCAGCGTCTCCCTCTTAAGCCCTAACTTTGTTCTATTTACAGATATTGCGTAAGGACATTTTTGTAAACCAGAAAATTTTCAGCTGATGCGTAGGTGCCATAGTTGTAATTTTTTGCTGAAAAATCTCCTCTGATGGACACCAACACGGGCTTCCTTCAGCTTTGCTCATGTTTGAGTATTTTGACCATGTCTTCCGGCCGGAGTGTCCAAATGGTGAACCGTGTCATTTCTTGGAAACTAGACTTCATGAGCTATGATATAACCAATTTTCACGCTCAACTCTTTATGGATAATTTCCAGCATATCCGTGAAATAGAATTAAAATCCATCTTGTTTATAGCATATTTCACAGAAGCTCTTTTCTTCCCTCATTGGCAGATTTAACAAAATAAAGGTTTCATAAGCAAAGATTGTTGTGGAATCAAGTTGGTTACCATTTCAAAAAAAGATACAGTAGTTTCTGATTCCCCCGAACTTAAGGTTCAATTATGAGTAACCGATCAACTAATGTAGTGAAACAGTGAAAGGAACCTATAAAGTACCTCAAAATCTTAGGTAACTTAAGTAATTGATTTTGTCCATATAAAATCAACTCATTACATTACTTTCAAGTCTCCATTTCAAATGTTACCCTTTGAAGCACATGCCTTGAGGTTGTATTCTTGGTATTCTTTGGTAGCCCATTTCGCTGCATTGCTAGATAAGAGCTTCTATAATTGTTTAGATGGGTTGTAGTTGATTAAAATATTTTCAGGGTCACATAGCACTTGACCAAGCAGTTTTCCCTGAGAATACCCCTGGTTTCGTGTTGGATGCATTTGCACGGTCTTCCCTATGGAAGGTTGGCCTTGATTACCGGCATGGTAAGCGTGCTCAAGTTCTGTGTTCTTATGGTATTAGGAGGTTTTAGTAACTTGGAGTATTTCCTTTACACGTGCTCGTTATTTCCTCTAGGAACTGGGCATGGTGTAGGAGCTGCACTAAATGTTCATGAAGGCCCACATAGCATTAGTTTCCGCTTTGGAAATATGACTCCCTTATTGAGAGGAATGATTGTCAGCAATGAACCCGGTTACTATGAAGACCATCAATTTGGCATTCGAATTGAGGTACTCTCCCCATTTCTCCATATTCCGTACCTATAAAGAATAGAAagctattttctttttgtttttacaaTCATGAGTATCTCTagtatgttttaattttttttactaatttGACTCGATAAATGGGTTCCTAGTGAAGCTTCTCTTCCTTTTCCCTTAGGGGAAGTTCTCTATTCACCTTCTAGTAGATCAGCTGctaaattttgatgttaaaacctCCATAGGTATATAAGTTAAAGCATATGAGTGAGTACACTTCCTTATTTTCTGTCATGACCCATTTTCTAAACAAGCCGGGACTGGCACTCGATCACTAAACCTGACCGAGCGAATCATCTCTGCtgatcaaatctattataacttcaaactttatatgcaacaagtTAATACTCCaaccaaatacttttgattaatgtaaatatttaaataaatcaaatCCAAAACTTTATACGTACTAACTACCAAATTTATgctaaattattataaataaaaaaaaacatctaAATCTTAACCCAttgactatgtctatgaagcctctactgataaactgacgcactgctcaggacatgagatttcctggccaggtctctaaataaacaaagaaatagctaaataaaAATGACTCTaagaatactccacgaacaaaagcggagctcaccaatatcATTGGAAGGGAAGGAAATCCTAACTCGTAacctgctcgcctgcaaatccAGTTCCTatgttgtaccgcagaccaacgtaggttcccaaaagagaacgtcagtatcaTCCACtatactcagtgagtctcaacaacagggggagaaactttaataacatatacgTTACAAGcaaaggttctaaatgcatgtaaaacataaagcttataaaaataattctaaaataattgcataatagcaatttatgaatattctaaaagaaattcttttcctttttctttctttgaaaaaaaaaatacttcactttatactttgggagttccaactatcctgacttaattctatctcagtcaccgtgtgatcggcacgggtttgatcccaacctgatcgaataggcccaatccacgaggtgccactcgcttcatggttctcagcgctcatgtatcataccttagcatggctaagtaaattctcagcaaagagaccctcggctcgtatgctccctactttggcacaagtagtttcaggaagtcaacgccttggtcaggaccctcggcctggacgatgaccccttctcagaataaaggatactcccaaaaatcttttctttctaaaacttattcttgtgacttttcaagtctaaatcttttctttatagAACATTATGTACATGCTCATATTGGTGTCCTTAAATGTAAAACatggcataagaatgaaataaacatataaaaatattttcaaagattCTCTTCTTcataattttcaacatgaaaataacatataagaacaacacaaaaatctgaaaatttaagcACATATAGCGTAATAGATCATCTAAACTTTTGCTAGAACAAATTCTACATTAATGGGTACTCACTCGCTctaattaaataaagataaactcttttaagcaattcatcaaacaccttgtatgcgtgcttttgtgagttaaaccactttagtaaagggttatatcaactcacctcaaaactccttGAGCCAATACGTAGACCCCAGTCCAATTGACACCAgtcaaacaatcgattctacaacaaccGGTGTATTTTGATCAATTTTAAAGTACTACACctaattatgaaatttattgatgatatagaggaagaaGAGATTTAgctattcaattcttacctattACTACTGTAGGGTAATTGACAATAAGAGATTTTACATACCTGAGTTCAAGAATAAGTGAGTTGTGAAGAACCCTAGTATTTTTCGTTGCCTGCATGCTCGGTTTCGTGAGCGAACAGAACTTAGTGTTCTGTTTTTTTCGTGGCCTCTGCTTTCTGCTTTTCACGATGGAAGTTTTTTGGTTAAGGCTTCACGAGCCTTTGTCTTTTTAGTGCCCATTTTATGGTTTGTTTTTAGgcccttttccctttttcttttttgtaactaataattaatgatacccacctttaataaataataatattttcctaattgtatatccaattatttatgagtgtgtgtgtatatattcactattaacaagaaaaataataataataatttaattctataattagtGTATCTTGAATTAGTGTATCTTGAAACTAttataaatttgaggagtgttacattTTCTGTTGGAACCTGAAAAAGTATTTGAGGAACTTTAGAGCTCATAGGTTGCTAAAATTTCCGGTCAAGTTTCTTATTAAAGCTGAAGAAGGAAGTTCGTTAAATTCTGATGTTATAATCTCCATCTTGGTAAAAGCGGAATATGACACAGAAAAAAACGTGATTTTTCCTGTAAAAACTTGAAGTGTATAAGCAGCATGTTGAGCTTCTTTTCTGCATGAACTCTCACTTGATTTGATCAGTTAGGATGGTATGCTGTTCTTTGATGCTCTATTGGCATCAGTGTACTATTCTCTTTGGCTCACAATGTAATCATGTTTATCCTTTCCATACCTAATTTCTTTACCTTAATGCAGGTTATGTCATAAAAGGTTCCTCTGGTTTTTATTATGTAGTCTGATTTTTACTCTTTCTTGTTATCCAGAATCTTCTTTCCGTCAAAGAGGATagtttgatgacagccatgtggtggcggtccttcatctcaaatgatgtgatggtaacatgcgtcgtgccgcgacgttaaatcaggcgctttttgggaggcaacccatgtgtttttcttcttgttttctttgattttatttgTAGAATAGGATTGATTTTGGAATAACTGTTTTTGAGATGTTACAGAGTTgtattgatgcagtgcaggacatagTGGAAAAAAGTGCTAGGTCTCTAAAGTTGCCAGTGTGGCCGTACTACATTctgtgtggaccgcactggtGAAGGGTGAATTGtgacctctctgaagtttgccactgcggtcgcactacattttgtgcggtccgtagtggaccagtgcggccgcagtccattttgtgcggaccgcagtgggtTACTTGGTCAAGCTTGAAAATAGAAgtgtagtgcggaccgcactggttggTGAGActgggccccaggtccttttctataaatagggcctgaggCCCTCTTTTTACTCTTTTTGCACTTTTGAATCTCAGAGCCTAAAACACTGTTCATCTTCCTATCTACTCGTAACTAACAGCTTAGTACCATCATTCCTCATTTCATCTCATAGATGGTAACATCACACTCCTTTTTACAACGTagaggccgaaatgccaatgctaatcctaATGGAGAAATTCCAGACCTTCCttcgccacctccaagagtggctccaaGAGTGCTTTCGAATCaaggttatgcaagtgctattgtcccaccccgaatccgagcgggcaattttcaaataaccaatgtgatgttgatcTTGCTCGAGCAACGTGGGCATTTCACGGGCAccgcaaatcaaaatgcttacaagcatctcaaggggttcgtggatacatgttgggggagcaagcaaaccaaTGTGTCCGATGATTCTCTCCGGTTGAGgcttttcccattttcacttagagggaaggcgttggattggctcgagcgactccccaaccattctatcactacttgggatgagttggcgaacaagttcattgcaaaatgTTTCTCACCGGGATATATGGCGGCATTGAGGGACGAGATATTGgatttcaagcaagagcccacggaacctcTGCATGaaatttgggagcggtatagagcaatggtgaaagaatgccccaacgatgatatgaccgaggcgattatccaacaaactttctaccggggcatcaacaccataaatcaatgcattgtgaaccaattagcagggggcaattttatgaagtTGCCATATAGTGAGGcatgtgacattcttgacgagatggctgacacttctttgGTTTGGCAAACtagagccaatgtgcctcaaggtgaccccacggtcattcatttgcacaaggaattgcatgatcatggtcAAGCTATAGCTGAGATtacaactactatgaaccaattggcaaaggcacagttacaacaagttcaaaaccCTCGCCAAGTTAATGCTATGGAAGGTGTCAATATGCTTGTTAACAAAAGAAGGCAACGAGgacaacaaaaccaagggaattctgagcaatttgacaatgattgtggtggattttaAAGTGATTGTTATGATGAGCAAAAcaaagaggttcaatatgtgaatAACTATCAAGGCCAAATGGGCAACTCTTTACAcaaacaacaatggcgaccccaaggcaattggggcaatcaacaacaaagaaatggtaattgaaggaacaacaaccaaaacaacaactagggcaatcagaacaacaaccagggcaaccaaggcaattggaatggtaataaaaacaattggggtggcaacaataagGCAGGTGGAACAATGAAAACCatggaaaccgggggcaaggctttcaaaggcccccaatgtaccaataACCGAACAATCAGCctccatttccatctcaaggttctagttcttcaggcaatgatatgggtagaatcgaaatgatgttcgaacaaatgatgaagaagaaccaaAATTTCGATGCTCAGTTGGCTTTCTATAATACCTCTATctgaaacttggaggtgcaattaggccaagtCTCTCAGTCTTTAAAcactcgccctaagggtgctctaccaagtgatacgatagtgaacctgaagggtgggaacaaccaTGTCATGGCAGTAACAACAAGAAGTAGGAGAGgaggtgatgtgaatgcctcaaaaCAAAAGCAAGTtttggatgaagatgttgagttgcaagacgATGTAGTACCTTTGGCATTCTGAAGATGTGATTGATGACAATGTGACCAATGAAGTGAGGATTAACATTAATGAggccgaggtggaaactcaaga contains:
- the LOC107769094 gene encoding aminopeptidase P2-like, with the translated sequence MELPKKSMKKIEGNEVFLGDLVVPNISCFDHRTFFKKEGRCMDAFSDGVIFNFLNGFMFYVGLSANGAIIHYKPEPDSCSVVDGKELFLLDSGGQYIDGTTDITRTVHFGEPSARERECFTRVLQGHIALDQAVFPENTPGFVLDAFARSSLWKVGLDYRHGTGHGVGAALNVHEGPHSISFRFGNMTPLLRGMIVSNEPGYYEDHQFGIRIEVLSPFLHIPYL